GCCACCGCCTCGGGCTCACCGTCGATTCCCCCCAGGAACTGGTCGGGCCGCGCCTTGCCGGCGGCTTCGAGCGCGGCGAGCGCCCCCAGCACCACCGTGTCGGCGCCCAGCACCACATCGACATCGGGATGCGCCTGCAGGATGGTGCTCATCGTCGCGAAGCCGCCTTCCTTGTTGACCGGGCTCGGCGAGATGTCGGCGACGATCTTCACATCCGGCAAGGTCTTCATCACGTCGCGCATCGCGGCGAAGCGCGGCGCCAGGAACTCCATGCTGTCATGCGAGAGGATGACGACATTGGCCTTGCCGCCGAGCTTGTCCTTGATATAGGCGGCGGCCGCTTCCGCCAGCACCTTGCCGGTCTCATATTGCGGAGCGTTGAGGAGCGAGGTGGCGGGCGGCGGCACGATGGTGCCGACATAGGCGCCCGACCAGATGAGTTCCTGCAGGCTGTGGCTCATCGAGGCGGGATCGACGGGTGCCGCGATAAGTCCGCCGATCTTGGAGGCGAGGAAGAGCTGCACCTGCTCCACGCCCTTGGCGGCATCGTTGTTGGCGAGCGCGCGGCGATATTCGAGGCCACGGTCCTTGGCCGCCTTGGCGAGGCCCTGATCGACGCCCTGCATGAATTCGCGCTCATTGTCCTGGGCGAAGGCGAGCACCTTAGCGAGGCCCGGCGGCGCACTGCAGGCGGGCGCCTTAGGATCAAAGGGCTTGAAGACGGTCTGGATGGTGATGCCTGCCGGCCCCTCTTGCGCCGATGCAACCGGCAGACCGAGCGCCAGCAAGGCCGTTGCGCCGAGCGTCGTCAGAAGCACTTTTCTTCTCAGCATGATCAGTCCTCCCTTGGGTATTGCTTCGCGTCTAATGAAAAACTTCAGAGCGCCAGCGCTTGAACGGCCTTGGCGATCTCGGTGCCGAGGATGCGATGCGCATCGCTGTCGAAGTGGATGCCGTCGACAGCGCTCGATTCGATGACCGTGCCGGCATCGAAGAAGGCGGCGCCCGAACGTTTGGCGGTCTCGCGGAAGAGCCGGCCCAGCTGCCTCGATTTCTCGGCGCCCCCCAGAAACATCTGGCCGAACCAGTCGACCTCGAGCAATGGCGGCGGGGCCACGACGAGCACCTTGGGTGCAACTCCGCCATCACCCGCCTCGCTACGCTGAATGAGGCGAACCAGAACCTCAATTGAATCGGCTACATCATTGGGCGTCAAAGAGAATCTGTGCTTAAGGTCATTGGTGCCGAGCGCCAGCACAATCACGTCGAGCGGCATATGGGTCTCGAGCAGGACCGGCAGCGCCTTGATGCCGCTCTTGTGCAGGCCCTCGATCGGGTCCTCATGTACGGTGGTGCGTCCGGGATGGCCTTCTTCGATGATCTCCCAGCCATTTCCCAGGGCTTTGCGCATCACGCCGGGCCAGCGCCGGTCGGGGGCAAAACGGTGCCGGCCGGTGCGCGCCAGCGTCGGGATGGCGCCATAGGTGTTCGAATCCCCGAAACACATCACGGTCCTGGCTTGCGTCACGGCGCCTCTCCCTTCCCTGACCACCTATTTGAACGCCATCCGCCCTACATCCGTCAACTAATTTCTTCCACTGGAAGTATTAATTGAATTGCCGCAATGGATCAGCATTGCTACACCCCACCCAGAGGTTTTATCGGTGACAGGCACCAGTTTCTTCAGCG
This genomic stretch from Nordella sp. HKS 07 harbors:
- a CDS encoding sugar ABC transporter substrate-binding protein, yielding MLRRKVLLTTLGATALLALGLPVASAQEGPAGITIQTVFKPFDPKAPACSAPPGLAKVLAFAQDNEREFMQGVDQGLAKAAKDRGLEYRRALANNDAAKGVEQVQLFLASKIGGLIAAPVDPASMSHSLQELIWSGAYVGTIVPPPATSLLNAPQYETGKVLAEAAAAYIKDKLGGKANVVILSHDSMEFLAPRFAAMRDVMKTLPDVKIVADISPSPVNKEGGFATMSTILQAHPDVDVVLGADTVVLGALAALEAAGKARPDQFLGGIDGEPEAVAEIKKGDGPYKASISLASPVFAYAMGQHAADWLEGKSIPQAMDILPVALTADFLPQYQADVADPASVYNDAKKRDIYLRMYGNICYDTRDQYVNFPWSSEAK
- a CDS encoding SGNH/GDSL hydrolase family protein, giving the protein MTQARTVMCFGDSNTYGAIPTLARTGRHRFAPDRRWPGVMRKALGNGWEIIEEGHPGRTTVHEDPIEGLHKSGIKALPVLLETHMPLDVIVLALGTNDLKHRFSLTPNDVADSIEVLVRLIQRSEAGDGGVAPKVLVVAPPPLLEVDWFGQMFLGGAEKSRQLGRLFRETAKRSGAAFFDAGTVIESSAVDGIHFDSDAHRILGTEIAKAVQALAL